From the Mustelus asterias chromosome 14, sMusAst1.hap1.1, whole genome shotgun sequence genome, one window contains:
- the cdca7a gene encoding cell division cycle-associated protein 7a isoform X3: METSSSDDSCDSFASDNFTNSKAKFRAEILTEELAQIFNEDSDNNESFDGFSESDLKDVMEAMSVESSESEEEMTYEDDEKAGKNRKTRSKRSFPLRVAFRFPSRRNKNVPTPGTCIKESASESDSDLDEPRGRSFLEKRALNVKENKAMLAKLLAELKTVPGLFPRRLSVQGTPSKPKRPPRNAFTENASRQNPERGTRPRTRSRSLIDGPPSPSFEQEDNVSFMRKRKFLDNDFSEGEMPLRRRSRPSILTIPHVVRPVEDITQEELENISCSAKEKVYNRTTGSTCHQCRQKTIDTKTNCRNPECIGVRGQFCGPCLRNRYGESVRTALLDPNWHCPPCRGICNCSFCRQREGRCATGVLVYLAKYHGYDNVHAYLNSLKKKLEMED; the protein is encoded by the exons ATGGAAACATCATCATCAGATGATAGCTGTGATAGTTTTGCTTCAGACAATTTTACGAACAGT AAAGCTAAATTCAGAGCAGAGATCCTGACAGAAGAACTGGCTCAGATTTTTAATGAGGATTCTGACAACAACGAATCATTTGATGGTTTTTCTGAAAGTGACCTTAAAGATGTGATGGAAGCAATG AGTGTTGAATCATCTGAATCAGAAGAGGAAATGACTTATGAGGATGATGAAAAAGCTGGAAAGAATCGCAAAACACGGAGCAAAAGATCTTTTCCATTACGCGTGGCTTTTAGATTTCCATCTCGAAGAAACAAAAATGTGCCAACACCAGGCACTTGTATTAAGGAGTCAGCTTCTGAATCTGATTCTGACCTGGATGAACCACGAGGAAGAAGCTTCTTAGAGAAGAGAGCTCTAAATGTTAAAGAAAACAAAGCTATG CTGGCCAAACTGTTAGCAGAACTGAAGACTGTTCCAGGACTTTTTCCACGCAGACTTTCAGTTCAAGGAACACCATCG AAACCAAAACGTCCACCAAGAAATGCATTCACAGAAAATGCTTCTAGACAAAATCCTGAGCGTGGTACTCGACCTCGTACTCGGTCAAGATCCTTGATTGATGGTCCTCCTTCTCCATCATTTGAGCAAGAAGATAATGTCAGCTTTATGAGGAAAAGAAAGTTTCTAGATAATGACTTCTCTGAG GGTGAAATGCCTCTTCGCAGGAGAAGCCGACCCAGCATACTTACCATTCCACATGTGGTACGACCAGTTGAGGACATCACACAGGAGGAGTTGGAAAATATTTCTTGTTCAGCTAAAGAGAAAGTTTACAATAGAACCACA GGTTCCACTTGCCACCAATGCCGTCAAAAGACTATTGATACGAAAACAAATTGTCGAAACCCAGAATGTATAGGAGTCAGAGGACAGTTCTGTGGTCCGTGTCTTCGCAACCGCTATGGTGAATCTGTTAGAACTGCTTTATTGGATCCT AACTGGCACTGTCCACCTTGTAGAGGAATCTGCAACTGTAGCTTCTGTCGACAACGTGAAGGTCGCTGTGCCACAGGTGTTCTTGTTTACTTGGCGAAATATCATGGATATGACAATGTTCATGCTTACTTGAATAG cctgaaaaaaaaacttgaaatgGAAGACTAA
- the cdca7a gene encoding cell division cycle-associated protein 7a isoform X2: MATLSDKIDLSGKEEFKDFRNVALVPMETSSSDDSCDSFASDNFTNSKAKFRAEILTEELAQIFNEDSDNNESFDGFSESDLKDVMEAMSVESSESEEEMTYEDDEKAGKNRKTRSKRSFPLRVAFRFPSRRNKNVPTPGTCIKESASESDSDLDEPRGRSFLEKRALNVKENKAMLAKLLAELKTVPGLFPRRLSVQGTPSKPKRPPRNAFTENASRQNPERGTRPRTRSRSLIDGPPSPSFEQEDNVSFMRKRKFLDNDFSEGEMPLRRRSRPSILTIPHVVRPVEDITQEELENISCSAKEKVYNRTTGSTCHQCRQKTIDTKTNCRNPECIGVRGQFCGPCLRNRYGESVRTALLDPNWHCPPCRGICNCSFCRQREGRCATGVLVYLAKYHGYDNVHAYLNSLKKKLEMED, encoded by the exons ATAGACCTTTCTGGAAAGGAAGAATTTAAAGACTTCAGAAACGTGGCATTGGTTCCCATGGAAACATCATCATCAGATGATAGCTGTGATAGTTTTGCTTCAGACAATTTTACGAACAGT AAAGCTAAATTCAGAGCAGAGATCCTGACAGAAGAACTGGCTCAGATTTTTAATGAGGATTCTGACAACAACGAATCATTTGATGGTTTTTCTGAAAGTGACCTTAAAGATGTGATGGAAGCAATG AGTGTTGAATCATCTGAATCAGAAGAGGAAATGACTTATGAGGATGATGAAAAAGCTGGAAAGAATCGCAAAACACGGAGCAAAAGATCTTTTCCATTACGCGTGGCTTTTAGATTTCCATCTCGAAGAAACAAAAATGTGCCAACACCAGGCACTTGTATTAAGGAGTCAGCTTCTGAATCTGATTCTGACCTGGATGAACCACGAGGAAGAAGCTTCTTAGAGAAGAGAGCTCTAAATGTTAAAGAAAACAAAGCTATG CTGGCCAAACTGTTAGCAGAACTGAAGACTGTTCCAGGACTTTTTCCACGCAGACTTTCAGTTCAAGGAACACCATCG AAACCAAAACGTCCACCAAGAAATGCATTCACAGAAAATGCTTCTAGACAAAATCCTGAGCGTGGTACTCGACCTCGTACTCGGTCAAGATCCTTGATTGATGGTCCTCCTTCTCCATCATTTGAGCAAGAAGATAATGTCAGCTTTATGAGGAAAAGAAAGTTTCTAGATAATGACTTCTCTGAG GGTGAAATGCCTCTTCGCAGGAGAAGCCGACCCAGCATACTTACCATTCCACATGTGGTACGACCAGTTGAGGACATCACACAGGAGGAGTTGGAAAATATTTCTTGTTCAGCTAAAGAGAAAGTTTACAATAGAACCACA GGTTCCACTTGCCACCAATGCCGTCAAAAGACTATTGATACGAAAACAAATTGTCGAAACCCAGAATGTATAGGAGTCAGAGGACAGTTCTGTGGTCCGTGTCTTCGCAACCGCTATGGTGAATCTGTTAGAACTGCTTTATTGGATCCT AACTGGCACTGTCCACCTTGTAGAGGAATCTGCAACTGTAGCTTCTGTCGACAACGTGAAGGTCGCTGTGCCACAGGTGTTCTTGTTTACTTGGCGAAATATCATGGATATGACAATGTTCATGCTTACTTGAATAG cctgaaaaaaaaacttgaaatgGAAGACTAA
- the cdca7a gene encoding cell division cycle-associated protein 7a isoform X1, which produces MATLSDKQIDLSGKEEFKDFRNVALVPMETSSSDDSCDSFASDNFTNSKAKFRAEILTEELAQIFNEDSDNNESFDGFSESDLKDVMEAMSVESSESEEEMTYEDDEKAGKNRKTRSKRSFPLRVAFRFPSRRNKNVPTPGTCIKESASESDSDLDEPRGRSFLEKRALNVKENKAMLAKLLAELKTVPGLFPRRLSVQGTPSKPKRPPRNAFTENASRQNPERGTRPRTRSRSLIDGPPSPSFEQEDNVSFMRKRKFLDNDFSEGEMPLRRRSRPSILTIPHVVRPVEDITQEELENISCSAKEKVYNRTTGSTCHQCRQKTIDTKTNCRNPECIGVRGQFCGPCLRNRYGESVRTALLDPNWHCPPCRGICNCSFCRQREGRCATGVLVYLAKYHGYDNVHAYLNSLKKKLEMED; this is translated from the exons CAGATAGACCTTTCTGGAAAGGAAGAATTTAAAGACTTCAGAAACGTGGCATTGGTTCCCATGGAAACATCATCATCAGATGATAGCTGTGATAGTTTTGCTTCAGACAATTTTACGAACAGT AAAGCTAAATTCAGAGCAGAGATCCTGACAGAAGAACTGGCTCAGATTTTTAATGAGGATTCTGACAACAACGAATCATTTGATGGTTTTTCTGAAAGTGACCTTAAAGATGTGATGGAAGCAATG AGTGTTGAATCATCTGAATCAGAAGAGGAAATGACTTATGAGGATGATGAAAAAGCTGGAAAGAATCGCAAAACACGGAGCAAAAGATCTTTTCCATTACGCGTGGCTTTTAGATTTCCATCTCGAAGAAACAAAAATGTGCCAACACCAGGCACTTGTATTAAGGAGTCAGCTTCTGAATCTGATTCTGACCTGGATGAACCACGAGGAAGAAGCTTCTTAGAGAAGAGAGCTCTAAATGTTAAAGAAAACAAAGCTATG CTGGCCAAACTGTTAGCAGAACTGAAGACTGTTCCAGGACTTTTTCCACGCAGACTTTCAGTTCAAGGAACACCATCG AAACCAAAACGTCCACCAAGAAATGCATTCACAGAAAATGCTTCTAGACAAAATCCTGAGCGTGGTACTCGACCTCGTACTCGGTCAAGATCCTTGATTGATGGTCCTCCTTCTCCATCATTTGAGCAAGAAGATAATGTCAGCTTTATGAGGAAAAGAAAGTTTCTAGATAATGACTTCTCTGAG GGTGAAATGCCTCTTCGCAGGAGAAGCCGACCCAGCATACTTACCATTCCACATGTGGTACGACCAGTTGAGGACATCACACAGGAGGAGTTGGAAAATATTTCTTGTTCAGCTAAAGAGAAAGTTTACAATAGAACCACA GGTTCCACTTGCCACCAATGCCGTCAAAAGACTATTGATACGAAAACAAATTGTCGAAACCCAGAATGTATAGGAGTCAGAGGACAGTTCTGTGGTCCGTGTCTTCGCAACCGCTATGGTGAATCTGTTAGAACTGCTTTATTGGATCCT AACTGGCACTGTCCACCTTGTAGAGGAATCTGCAACTGTAGCTTCTGTCGACAACGTGAAGGTCGCTGTGCCACAGGTGTTCTTGTTTACTTGGCGAAATATCATGGATATGACAATGTTCATGCTTACTTGAATAG cctgaaaaaaaaacttgaaatgGAAGACTAA